The Sulfoacidibacillus ferrooxidans genome contains the following window.
CTGTCGAGCATCTCTGTTTCTATTAGGCACTTGGTCATGACCTGCTTGAGCTTCGTAACTGTTTGCTCACTCCAAGCCGCTACGTCATCGTTCTGCTCTTTCAAGCGGGAGAAAAACACGTTGATGTCCTTACGGGTATAAGAAAAGTCCTGCTGACGGTACTTCTCACCGACCAGGTTAACCATAAACTCACGGACAAGGCGATTGTACCGCATCATCGCATAGAGGTTAATTTGCTTTGCCACTTCGATGGGAGCGGTCGCCACCTCGTATATCAATGTCTGGTTTCCAAGCGCAATAAGTCGTCTATAACAGGCGCGGGCGAGTTTGCTTATGTTGCGCTCCG
Protein-coding sequences here:
- a CDS encoding DUF1819 family protein, which gives rise to MNKTMGLTMPYNGSLTSEQFLFYEMRIVSKQYLEGGPIEDIIAYIKRDNLFQYPTERNISKLARACYRRLIALGNQTLIYEVATAPIEVAKQINLYAMMRYNRLVREFMVNLVGEKYRQQDFSYTRKDINVFFSRLKEQNDDVAAWSEQTVTKLKQVMTKCLIETEMLDSVKDTALNPIFISSELEMGIRENNDLTALAAFNCFG